From the Synechococcus sp. HK01-R genome, one window contains:
- the gcvT gene encoding glycine cleavage system aminomethyltransferase GcvT has protein sequence MELKRTPLHDLCQEAGGRMVPFAGWEMAVQYSGLVAEHTAVRQAVGMFDISHMGVLRFSGPNPKDALQQLVPTDLHRIGPGQASYTVLLNHNGGILDDLIVYDLDDSTVLAVINAACAETDRAWLEQQLRSSSISISDAKGDGVLLALQGPEAQAVLEELSSTSLQDLPRFGHRLLALPGLNAEVLVARTGYTGEDGFELLLPRDAGRELWKHLLKQGVTPCGLGARDSLRLEAAMHLYGQDMDVSTTPLEAGLGWLVHLENPVAFIGRDALEREVASGSQRRLVGLRLEGRAIPRHDYPILNGDQVVGKVSSGGWAPSLEAGIGLGYVPTALATVGTPLSVEIRGKRHPATVVKRPFYRRTT, from the coding sequence ATGGAGCTAAAACGCACCCCCCTGCACGATCTCTGCCAAGAAGCAGGAGGCCGCATGGTGCCTTTCGCCGGCTGGGAGATGGCCGTGCAGTACTCAGGGCTCGTGGCCGAACACACCGCAGTGCGTCAGGCGGTGGGCATGTTCGACATCTCCCACATGGGGGTGCTGCGCTTCAGCGGGCCTAACCCCAAAGACGCCCTTCAGCAGCTGGTGCCCACCGATCTTCACCGCATCGGACCTGGCCAGGCCTCCTACACGGTGCTGCTCAATCACAACGGCGGCATCCTGGACGACCTGATCGTCTACGACCTCGACGACAGCACGGTGCTAGCGGTGATCAACGCCGCCTGTGCCGAAACCGATCGCGCCTGGTTGGAACAGCAACTCAGGAGCAGCTCCATCAGCATCAGCGACGCCAAAGGCGATGGTGTGTTGCTGGCACTTCAGGGCCCAGAGGCCCAGGCCGTTCTGGAAGAACTCAGCAGCACATCGCTGCAGGACTTGCCCCGCTTCGGGCACAGGCTGCTCGCCCTGCCAGGGCTGAATGCGGAGGTCCTGGTGGCGCGCACCGGCTACACAGGCGAAGACGGCTTTGAATTGCTGCTGCCCCGTGACGCGGGCCGGGAACTTTGGAAACACTTACTGAAGCAAGGCGTGACCCCCTGTGGCCTCGGGGCCCGGGACAGCCTTCGCCTTGAGGCGGCGATGCACCTCTACGGCCAAGATATGGATGTCAGCACGACCCCCCTCGAAGCCGGTCTGGGCTGGCTGGTGCACCTGGAGAATCCGGTGGCATTCATCGGCCGAGATGCACTCGAGCGGGAAGTGGCCTCAGGCAGCCAGCGCAGGCTGGTGGGGCTGCGCCTGGAAGGCCGGGCCATTCCCCGCCACGACTACCCAATCCTTAATGGTGACCAAGTGGTGGGCAAGGTGAGCAGCGGTGGCTGGGCTCCCAGCCTCGAGGCGGGCATCGGCCTGGGCTATGTGCCAACAGCCCTCGCAACGGTGGGCACCCCCCTCAGCGTTGAGATCCGCGGCAAACGCCATCCCGCCACCGTGGTGAAACGCCCCTTCTATCGACGGACCACCTGA
- the aspS gene encoding aspartate--tRNA ligase: MRSNGCGDLRETQVDEQVKLCGWVDRRRDHGGVIFIDLRDRTGTVQITVDPDLGAEAFAVAEHLRSETVLQVQGKVRARPTESLNERLATGAVEVLASTITVLNNVKGNLPFPVSIHDEENTREELRLRHRYLDLRRKRMNDNLRLRAQTIQTARRFLEDEGFIEVETPVLTRSTPEGARDYILPSRVCGGEWFALPQSPQLFKQLLMVGGIEKYYQVARCFRDEDLRADRQPEFTQLDIEMSFMDQEDILDLNERLISTIWKTVKGIELPRPFPRMTWHDAMERYGTDRPDTRYGMELTNVSDIVQDMGFKVFSGAVKAGGSVKCIAVPGGNDAVSNVRIKPGGDVFSEAQQAGAGGLAFIRVREGGEIDTIGAIKDNLSEEQKQELLSRSGAEPGTLLLFGAGDTATVNKALDRVRQYLARELGLVKPDRDNNQWNFLWVVDFPMFEFNSDENRYEALHHPFCAPNNSDLGSDPAQWAHNLPTARAQAYDLVLNGLELGGGSLRIHDSALQRQVLQTVGLPLEEAQQQFGFLIDALDMGAPPHGGLAFGVDRMVMLLAGEESIRDTIAFPKTQQARCLMTSAPAGVADKQLEELHVASTWVDPE, encoded by the coding sequence ATGCGCAGCAACGGATGCGGAGATCTGCGCGAAACACAGGTCGACGAGCAGGTCAAGCTCTGCGGCTGGGTCGACCGACGACGCGATCACGGTGGAGTGATCTTCATCGATCTGCGGGACCGTACCGGCACCGTGCAGATCACCGTGGACCCCGATCTTGGGGCCGAAGCCTTCGCGGTGGCGGAACACCTGCGCAGCGAGACCGTCCTCCAGGTGCAGGGCAAGGTGCGGGCGCGACCGACTGAATCCCTCAATGAACGTCTGGCCACTGGCGCAGTGGAAGTTCTGGCCAGCACCATCACGGTGCTGAACAACGTCAAGGGCAACTTGCCCTTCCCGGTGTCGATCCACGACGAGGAGAACACGCGCGAGGAGCTCCGCCTGCGCCACCGCTATCTGGATCTGCGCCGCAAGCGCATGAACGACAACCTGCGCCTGCGGGCTCAGACGATCCAAACCGCCCGCCGCTTCCTTGAAGACGAAGGCTTCATCGAGGTGGAAACTCCGGTGCTCACCCGATCCACACCAGAGGGAGCCCGCGACTACATCCTCCCCAGTCGCGTCTGTGGGGGTGAATGGTTCGCGCTGCCCCAGTCACCCCAGCTGTTCAAACAGCTGCTGATGGTGGGTGGCATCGAGAAGTACTACCAGGTGGCCCGCTGCTTCCGGGACGAAGACCTGCGCGCCGATCGCCAGCCGGAATTCACCCAGCTGGACATCGAGATGAGCTTCATGGATCAAGAGGACATCCTCGATCTGAATGAACGGCTGATCAGCACCATCTGGAAAACGGTGAAAGGGATCGAGCTGCCCCGTCCCTTCCCGCGCATGACCTGGCATGACGCCATGGAGCGTTATGGCACCGACCGACCCGACACCCGCTATGGGATGGAGCTCACCAATGTGAGCGACATCGTTCAGGACATGGGCTTCAAGGTGTTCAGCGGTGCGGTGAAGGCCGGTGGCTCCGTGAAATGCATCGCCGTTCCCGGCGGAAACGATGCCGTGTCAAACGTGCGCATCAAGCCAGGTGGGGACGTCTTCAGTGAGGCCCAACAGGCCGGCGCCGGTGGTCTGGCCTTCATCCGAGTGCGCGAGGGCGGCGAGATCGACACGATCGGGGCGATCAAAGACAACCTCAGCGAGGAGCAGAAGCAGGAGCTGCTCAGCCGAAGCGGCGCCGAGCCTGGCACCCTGCTGCTGTTCGGTGCCGGCGACACCGCCACGGTGAACAAGGCCCTGGATCGGGTGCGTCAGTACCTGGCGCGCGAACTGGGCCTGGTGAAGCCCGACCGGGACAACAACCAGTGGAATTTCCTCTGGGTGGTCGACTTCCCGATGTTCGAGTTCAACAGCGACGAGAACCGCTACGAAGCGCTTCATCACCCCTTCTGCGCCCCCAACAACAGTGATCTGGGCAGCGATCCAGCGCAATGGGCCCACAACCTGCCCACGGCCCGCGCCCAGGCCTACGACCTGGTGCTCAACGGTCTGGAACTCGGTGGCGGCTCCCTGCGCATCCATGACTCAGCTCTGCAACGTCAGGTGCTCCAGACCGTTGGACTGCCCCTGGAGGAGGCGCAGCAGCAGTTCGGCTTCCTGATCGACGCCCTCGACATGGGGGCACCACCCCACGGAGGCCTGGCCTTCGGCGTCGACCGCATGGTGATGCTCTTGGCCGGTGAGGAGTCGATTCGCGACACGATTGCCTTCCCCAAAACCCAGCAGGCCCGCTGTCTGATGACTTCAGCGCCCGCAGGGGTTGCCGACAAGCAACTCGAGGAGCTGCACGTGGCCAGCACCTGGGTGGATCCCGAATAG
- a CDS encoding Dps family protein, giving the protein MTGTPTIDIGIPADQREQIASGLSRLLADTYVLYGKTHGFHWNVTGPMFNTLHLMFMEQYTELWNALDVIAERIRALGVVAPHGGSTLANLASIQEASQQPAALEMVRELVAGHEAVARTARSVFPLAEAASDEPTADLLTQRLQIHEKTAWMLRSLLEG; this is encoded by the coding sequence ATGACCGGCACCCCCACGATCGACATCGGAATCCCCGCTGACCAACGCGAACAGATTGCCTCCGGCCTCAGCCGACTGCTGGCCGACACGTATGTGCTCTACGGCAAGACCCACGGCTTCCACTGGAACGTGACCGGCCCGATGTTCAACACGCTCCATCTGATGTTCATGGAGCAGTACACCGAGCTCTGGAATGCCTTGGACGTGATCGCGGAGCGGATCCGCGCCCTCGGGGTTGTGGCACCCCACGGTGGCAGCACCCTGGCCAATCTGGCCTCGATCCAGGAAGCCTCCCAACAACCTGCCGCCCTGGAGATGGTGCGCGAGCTGGTGGCAGGTCATGAAGCGGTGGCCCGCACCGCCCGGAGCGTGTTTCCCCTCGCGGAGGCCGCGAGTGATGAACCGACTGCCGATCTGCTCACCCAACGTCTGCAGATCCACGAGAAGACCGCCTGGATGCTGCGCAGCCTGCTGGAGGGCTGA
- a CDS encoding CTP synthase: MAKFVFVTGGVVSSIGKGIVAASLGRLLKSRGYNVSILKLDPYLNVDPGTMSPFQHGEVFVTEDGAETDLDLGHYERFTDTAMSRLNSVTTGSIYQSVINKERRGDYNGGTVQVIPHITGEIRERIHRVASNSGADVVITEIGGTVGDIESLPFLEAIREFRGDVGRHDLAYIHVTLLPYIGTSGELKTKPTQHSVKELRSIGIQPDVLVCRSDREISDELRRKIGGFCGVPQRAVIPSLDADSIYAVPLTLEEQGLCREVLDVLQLNDHESDMAGWAQLVHKLRNPGPAVKVALVGKYVQLNDAYLSVVEALRHACLAQDASLDLHWVCAEEIENRGADALLGGMDAVVVPGGFGNRGVDGKVAAIRWAREQRVPFLGLCLGMQCAVIEWARNQAGLIGATSAELEPGTTHPVIHLLPEQQDVVDLGGTMRLGVYPCRLAPGTMAASLYGAEVVYERHRHRYEFNNSYRSLFLESGYTISGTSPDGRLVELIELPGHPFFTACQYHPEFLSRPGQPHPLFRGLIEAAQQRLPSSPSEALRQAEQVSANTSP, translated from the coding sequence ATGGCCAAATTCGTCTTCGTCACCGGTGGAGTGGTCTCCAGCATCGGCAAGGGGATCGTGGCCGCCAGCCTCGGTCGGCTGCTCAAATCCCGTGGCTACAACGTTTCGATCCTGAAGCTGGATCCTTATCTCAACGTGGACCCGGGCACGATGAGCCCGTTCCAGCACGGTGAGGTCTTCGTCACGGAAGACGGCGCCGAAACCGACCTCGACCTCGGCCATTACGAACGCTTCACCGACACGGCGATGTCACGCCTGAACAGCGTGACCACTGGTTCGATTTACCAGTCGGTGATCAACAAGGAGCGTCGGGGTGATTACAACGGCGGAACCGTTCAGGTGATTCCCCACATCACCGGCGAGATCCGCGAGCGGATCCATCGCGTGGCCTCCAATAGCGGCGCTGACGTGGTGATCACCGAGATCGGCGGAACCGTCGGTGACATCGAATCCCTGCCATTTCTGGAAGCCATCCGCGAGTTCCGCGGCGATGTAGGTCGCCACGACCTGGCCTACATCCATGTGACCCTGCTGCCTTACATCGGCACCTCAGGTGAACTGAAGACCAAACCCACCCAGCACTCCGTGAAGGAGCTGCGCTCCATCGGCATCCAACCCGATGTTCTGGTGTGCCGCAGTGACCGGGAGATCAGCGATGAACTCAGGCGCAAAATCGGAGGCTTCTGCGGTGTTCCCCAACGGGCGGTGATCCCATCGCTGGATGCCGACAGCATCTATGCCGTGCCCCTGACCCTGGAGGAGCAGGGCCTTTGCCGGGAAGTTCTCGATGTGCTGCAGCTCAATGATCACGAGAGCGACATGGCCGGTTGGGCCCAGCTCGTGCACAAGCTGCGCAATCCAGGGCCCGCCGTAAAGGTGGCCTTGGTGGGCAAATACGTGCAGCTGAACGATGCCTACCTGTCGGTGGTGGAGGCCCTGCGCCACGCCTGCCTTGCCCAGGATGCATCCCTCGATCTGCATTGGGTCTGTGCCGAGGAGATCGAAAATCGCGGAGCCGATGCCCTGCTGGGCGGCATGGATGCGGTGGTGGTGCCCGGAGGCTTTGGCAACCGTGGCGTCGACGGGAAGGTGGCAGCGATCCGCTGGGCCCGGGAACAGCGAGTCCCCTTCCTGGGGCTTTGCCTTGGCATGCAGTGCGCCGTGATCGAGTGGGCTCGCAATCAGGCGGGACTCATCGGCGCCACCAGTGCCGAACTGGAACCGGGTACGACCCATCCCGTGATCCACCTCCTACCCGAGCAGCAGGATGTGGTCGACCTGGGCGGCACCATGCGTCTGGGCGTTTACCCCTGCCGTCTGGCTCCGGGAACGATGGCCGCCAGCCTCTACGGAGCCGAAGTGGTCTACGAGCGTCACCGTCACCGCTACGAGTTCAACAACTCCTATCGGAGCCTCTTCCTGGAGTCGGGATACACGATCAGTGGAACCTCGCCGGATGGACGACTGGTGGAACTGATCGAACTTCCCGGCCACCCCTTCTTCACCGCTTGCCAGTACCACCCTGAGTTCCTGTCCCGACCGGGCCAGCCCCATCCCTTGTTCAGGGGACTGATTGAAGCGGCACAGCAGCGGCTGCCCTCCAGCCCCAGCGAAGCGCTGCGTCAGGCTGAGCAAGTCAGCGCCAACACCAGCCCTTGA